In a single window of the Biomphalaria glabrata chromosome 5, xgBioGlab47.1, whole genome shotgun sequence genome:
- the LOC106065438 gene encoding uncharacterized protein LOC106065438 isoform X3 produces MDKDTDCSQDSLAEIQIKDEPEDAGYEHNSMSANISEQNSTANSRDSSPLPPIHFEGPSPQQNPESASAQIPLNDLFAGSTIRSQLQGAIDSKKMDSIQDIIEGLLKKNETLLAMSDAGIHKPRSHQVKIVRENSVPVTGKSCAFPVSSSLQAQIVPKKKVSTPENTRTRMKHSKCPTLGYASVLRDKTNFTYALMESNICEDEIEKILNVEKHELVCGIGSKSYIEDQSSKLVTPLDVGIYWCNFCPYTTTNKSLLVHHTLEHRFACKFCAYESFCRSDIVRHMLKLHPEFHDNAGRFYYCTFLSDYLRVKTSLEKKESGDSQNHSSDDCHRHSKGRKRKSGSQNPPGKKNAKLDTKKTPVEHSTSNNTNNCKVPDHLHTKFNDKDSDYDLFDMEVEEICKPGMSQENPCAEELVPEIYSSAHIPETAPFPVQLFKALPPRKNLNASSVESPIRYKTHTRGKMQKVKSGSSGLYWSCGYCSFQSISQSEVKDHSNVEHTGKPHRYVALIKNPPTSIPSSKSNKVLEASGSNTVITNTTYKNACLSPHLSNNSVSSVEENAESLKDPSKAVKGKKVKPPLANESPGDKTVYINSVQVKLPDVRASSTRKATSSKKALYTCYHCAYTANSPSSMRAHIYYKHKGKSLVAFDSNSEPRQHIFFCAREDCSFKSETRDGFLNHVDWCTPWNKLQWTQVDSHVVKCLEQTIAFAKMLLDKVIENELERPVIMKTGDFEPLCVSTPTKPDMECREEPADEECTDKMAADECVDVLTGDKCCTKQADEMTGDDRLDVVTEDSILEQADEEDIIVQGEDKYIEKEDNLKCTDVDSSDKLQFNTDVCGQETVDQVAVSGSRLDSSLIIDHDLDVDTNVNILSQSLSSNDSFLPVGFVDVQCDTANEEQESNLSILPDLNETQTLTIAELDILTEGNEIVQQNEMAQKLTFATIDYANMYSSESQQIVEDGREDRQLMDPETRKVHHSEFSKNSNDDLLMDTQNREMFTMSSNADKWEPGKSHDEHVESHCEPRESDSGHRNSHSRESSSEPRESDSEPRESSCEPIESHNEHEKSHSESQELHSEYGKTQSEHGKCLITKPTNGTNLDLSSGHEVELADGNNTESGALKNRQQINNNNSKSPKATSPLKLTFKLVGNKTVCSIKGLSNKKETDSRSSEHAESSSSSSTTGSEEESEVEGGQVPKWLEELIDSTGDSESEADTTTTETCIGAVKEEIEETKPSLVVPTSLTSAVPVETVQQRQLLTCLPARTAAVKALSKMKPALEESFLDDECEWRSKSKKSSKKCNSSHSQSRSNSQIWEDDSKAKTSSFDHTISSLNTNVYACKYCSDISKGSLQNLKAHVLSQHGSRLPLVISCLKQSVHKPCTYYVCSFPNCLKLSVSKKGYFEHEATHRSVSAAEAEKCSSRGTSRKTHATQQAAPSKETFQSCKVELDPLDLSQVTKVRSQSSEKKYQCLYCTQYFYDSSLTGMKSHYMSEHEGQLMVMRDTEARRSQLPSRIYVCEMPNCECCYINRPDLYHHSKSHKANSTYIYECVSCGWYSSSQESATQHLKTAHSEEQNVSLIHMQVSIDENGQTSKKVL; encoded by the exons A TGGATAAAGACACAGATTGCTCCCAAGATAGTTTAGCAGAGATTCAG ATAAAAGATGAACCTGAAGATGCTGGCTATGAACACAACTCAATGTCTGCTAATATCAGTGAACAGAATTCCACAGCGAATTCACGAGATTCTTCACCACTCCCTCCCATACATTTTGAGGGCCCGTCTCCTCAACAGAATCCTGAGTCTGCATCAGCACAGATACCTCTTAATGATCTTTTTGCAGGCTCTACCATTCGCAGCCAACTACAAGGTGCTATTGACAGTAAAAAAATGGATTCTATTCAAGACATCATAGAaggtctattaaaaaaaaatgaaaccttGCTAGCCATGAGTGATGCTGGAATACACAAGCCAAGGTCTCATCAAGTGAAAATAGTTCGTGAAAACTCTGTTCCTGTTACTGGAAAGTCATGTGCATTTCCTGTTTCATCTAGTTTACAAGCACAAATTGTACCCAAGAAAAAAGTTTCAACTCCAGAAAATACTAGAACTAGAATGAAGCACTCTAAGTGTCCAACCTTAGGATATGCTTCAGTGCTAAGagataaaacaaattttacatATGCATTGATGGAGTCCAATATTTGTGAAGATGAGATTGAGAAAATTTTAAATGTGGAGAAACATGAATTAGTTTGTGGTATTGGTTCTAAATCGTACATTGAAGACCAGTCAAGCAAACTTGTAACACCTTTAGATGTTGGCATCTACTGGTGTAACTTTTGCCCTTATACAACGACAAACAAATCACTACTAGTGCACCACACACTTGAACATAGATTTGCTTGCAAGTTCTGTGCCTATGAATCCTTCTGCAGGTCTGATATTGTTAGACATATGCTCAAACTACATCCTGAATTTCATGACAATGCTGGCAGGTTTTACTACTGCACATTTTTGTCTGATTATTTGCGTGTTAAGACTTCcttggaaaagaaagaaagtggagaTTCTCAAAATCATTCTTCAGATGATTGCCATCGCCATTCTAAAGGGAGGAAACGTAAATCTGGATCTCAAAATCCACCagggaaaaaaaatgctaaattGGATACAAAAAAGACACCTGTGGAACACTCGACTAGTAATAATACTAACAATTGTAAAGTGCCTGACCATCTTCATACAAAATTCAATGATAAAGACTCAGATTATGATCTGTTTGACATGGAAGTTGAAGAAATCTGCAAACCAGGAATGTCCCAAGAGAATCCTTGTGCTGAAGAACTTGTTCCTGAAATCTATTCTAGTGCCCACATACCTGAGACTGCTCCATTTCCTGTTCAACTATTTAAAGCCTTGCCCCCTAGAAAAAACTTGAATGCATCTTCTGTAGAATCTCCCATAAGATATAAAACTCACACCCGTGGCAAAATGCAAAAAGTTAAAAGTGGCTCCTCTGGTTTGTATTGGAGTTGTGGTTATTGTTCATTCCAAAGCATTAGCCAATCAGAAGTGAAGGATCATTCCAATGTAGAACACACAGGGAAACCTCATCGCTATGTAGCTCTGATAAAAAATCCACCAACAAGCATTCCTTCTAGTAAAAGTAATAAAGTTCTTGAAGCTAGTGGTTCCAACACTGTCATTACTAATACAACTTACAAAAATGCTTGTTTGTCACCTCATTTATCCAACAATTCTGTTTCCTCTGTTGAAGAAAATGCTGAGTCATTAAAAGATCCCAGTAAGGCTGTCAAAGGGAAGAAAGTGAAGCCACCTTTAGCCAATGAGTCTCCAGGAGATAAGACTGTATATATCAATTCTGTTCAAGTGAAGTTACCTGATGTCAGAGCATCTTCTACAAGAAAAGCTACTTCCTCAAAAAAAGCCCTTTACACCTGCTATCACTGTGCCTATACTGCTAACAGTCCTTCATCTATGAGGGCTCATATCTATTACAAACATAAGGGAAAGTCCTTGGTCGCCTTTGATAGTAATTCTGAACCCAGGCAACACATCTTCTTTTGTGCACGGGAAGACTGCTCTTTTAAATCTGAAACTAGAGATGGTTTCTTAAACCATGTTGATTGGTGTACACCCTGGAACAAACTGCAATGGACTCAAGTGGATTCACATGTTGTCAAATGCTTAGAACAGACTATAGCATTTGCAAAAATGTTACTTGATAAG GTAATTGAAAATGAATTGGAAAGACCAGt GATAATGAAAACTGGGGACTTTGAGCCATTATGTGTTAGCACACCCACAAAGCCTGATATGGAATGCAGAGAAGAACCAGCAGATGAAGAATGTACAGATAAAATGGCAGCAGATGAATGTGTTGATGTACTGACAGGTGACAAATGTTGTACTAAACAGGCAGATGAAATGACAGGAGATGATCGACTAGATGTAGTGACCGAAGATAGTATATTAGAACAGGCAGATGAGGAAGACATAATTGTACAGGGAGAGgacaaatatatagaaaaagagGACAATTTGAAATGCACTGATGTAGATAGCTCTGACAAATTACAGTTCAATACTGATGTCTGTGGTCAAGAAACAGTAGACCAAGTAGCTGTCTCTGGATCCAGACTGGACAGCTCGTTAATAATAGATCATGACCTAGATGTGGATACCAATGTAAATATTCTAAGCCAATCTCTTTCGTCCAATGATTCTTTTTTACCTGTTGGATTTGTTGATGTCCAATGTGATACAGCTAATGAGGAGCAGGAAAGCAATCTTTCCATACTACCAGACCTAAATGAAACTCAGACTTTGACTATTGCTGAATTAGACATATTGACTGAAGGCAATGAAATCGTTCAACAGAATGAAATGGCACAGAAATTAACATTTGCTACAATAGACTATGCAAATATGTACTCCTCTGAGTCTCAACAGATTGTTGAAGATGGCAGGGAGGATAGACAATTGATGGATCCTGAAACAAGGAAAGTTCATCATTcagaattttcaaaaaattctAATGATGATTTATTGATGGATACACAAAATAGAGAGATGTTTACAATGTCATCAAATGCAGACAAATGGGAACCTGGAAAATCACATGATGAACATGTGGAATCACACTGTGAACCTAGAGAATCAGATAGTGGACATAGAAATTCACACAGTAGAGAATCATCTAGTGAACCTAGAGAATCAGATAGTGAGCCTAGAGAATCATCTTGTGAACCTATAGAATCACATAATGAACATGAAAAATCCCATAGTGAATCGCAAGAATTACATAGTGAATATGGAAAAACACAGAGTGAACATGGAAAATGCCTTATTACTAAGCCTACAAATGGAACCAACTTGGATCTAAGCTCTGGCCATGAGGTTGAGTTAGCTGACGGTAACAACACAGAAAGTGGTGCTTTAAAGAACCGACAgcaaataaacaataacaattccAAATCTCCCAAAGCTACTTCTCCTTTGAAGCTTACCTTTAAATTGGTGGGAAACAAAACAGTCTGTAGCATTAAAGGGCTGTCTAATAAGAAAGAGACGgacagcagaagcagtgaacatGCTGAATCTAGCAGTAGTAGCTCCACTACAGGATCAGAAGAAGAGTCAGAAGTTGAAGGAGGTCAGGTTCCTAAATGGCTAGAAGAGTTAATAGATTCTACTGGAGATTCAGAAAGTGAAGCGGATACAACGACTACTGAGACTTGTATTGGAGCAGTCaaagaagaaatagaagaaaCGAAACCGTCATTAGTTGTCCCAACTAGCCTGACATCTGCTGTTCCTGTTGAGACAGTCCAACAGAGGCAACTCTTAACGTGTTTGCCTGCTCGTACGGCAGCTGTCAAAGCTTTATCAAAAATGAAACCTGCATTAGAGGAATCTTTTTTAGATGATGAGTGTGAATGGCGTTCCAAAAGTAAAAAATCTAGTAAAAAATGTAACTCCTCACATTCACAGTCAAGAAGTAATAGTCAGATTTGGGAGGATGACAGCAAAGCTAAAACATCTTCCTTTGACCATACTATTTCCTCCCTAAATACAAATGTGTATGCTTGTAAATATTGTTCAGATATAAGTAAAGGATCGTTACAGAACCTCAAAGCTCATGTGCTTTCACAGCATGGATCTAGATTACCCTTGGTTATCAGCTGCCTTAAACAAAGTGTACATAAACCTTGCACTTATTATGTATGTTCCTTCCCCAATTGTTTGAAGTTGTCTGTCTCCAAGAAAGGTTATTTTGAACATGAAGCCACACACCGGAGTGTCAGTGCAGCAGAGGCAGAGAAGTGCTCATCAAGGGGTACATCCCGTAAGACACATGCTACCCAACAAGCTGCGCCCTCGAAGGAGACATTCCAGTCTTGTAAAGTAGAGCTCGACCCCTTGGACTTGAGCCAAGTGACCAAAGTGAGGAGCCAATCCTCCGAGAAGAAGTATCAGTGCTTGTATTGTACGCAATACTTCTACGACAGTTCCTTGACTGGGATGAAGTCCCACTACATGAGTGAGCACGAGGGGCAGCTGATGGTCATGCGAGACACAGAGGCACGCAGGTCGCAGCTGCCATCTCGCATATATGTCTGTGAGATGCCCAACTGCGAGTGCTGTTACATTAACCGCCCTGACCTATATCACCACTCCAAGAGCCATAAGGCCAACTCCACATACATCTATGAGTGTGTCTCTTGTGGATGGTATTCTTCTTCACAAGAGAGTGCCACTCAACACCTTAAAACTGCACATTCTGAGGAACAAAATGTCTCTTTGATTCACATGCAAGTATCCATTGATGAAAATGGTCAAAcatctaaaaaagttttgtaa
- the LOC106065438 gene encoding uncharacterized protein LOC106065438 isoform X1, with the protein MEIRIQSFPPMDKDTDCSQDSLAEIQIKDEPEDAGYEHNSMSANISEQNSTANSRDSSPLPPIHFEGPSPQQNPESASAQIPLNDLFAGSTIRSQLQGAIDSKKMDSIQDIIEGLLKKNETLLAMSDAGIHKPRSHQVKIVRENSVPVTGKSCAFPVSSSLQAQIVPKKKVSTPENTRTRMKHSKCPTLGYASVLRDKTNFTYALMESNICEDEIEKILNVEKHELVCGIGSKSYIEDQSSKLVTPLDVGIYWCNFCPYTTTNKSLLVHHTLEHRFACKFCAYESFCRSDIVRHMLKLHPEFHDNAGRFYYCTFLSDYLRVKTSLEKKESGDSQNHSSDDCHRHSKGRKRKSGSQNPPGKKNAKLDTKKTPVEHSTSNNTNNCKVPDHLHTKFNDKDSDYDLFDMEVEEICKPGMSQENPCAEELVPEIYSSAHIPETAPFPVQLFKALPPRKNLNASSVESPIRYKTHTRGKMQKVKSGSSGLYWSCGYCSFQSISQSEVKDHSNVEHTGKPHRYVALIKNPPTSIPSSKSNKVLEASGSNTVITNTTYKNACLSPHLSNNSVSSVEENAESLKDPSKAVKGKKVKPPLANESPGDKTVYINSVQVKLPDVRASSTRKATSSKKALYTCYHCAYTANSPSSMRAHIYYKHKGKSLVAFDSNSEPRQHIFFCAREDCSFKSETRDGFLNHVDWCTPWNKLQWTQVDSHVVKCLEQTIAFAKMLLDKVIENELERPVIMKTGDFEPLCVSTPTKPDMECREEPADEECTDKMAADECVDVLTGDKCCTKQADEMTGDDRLDVVTEDSILEQADEEDIIVQGEDKYIEKEDNLKCTDVDSSDKLQFNTDVCGQETVDQVAVSGSRLDSSLIIDHDLDVDTNVNILSQSLSSNDSFLPVGFVDVQCDTANEEQESNLSILPDLNETQTLTIAELDILTEGNEIVQQNEMAQKLTFATIDYANMYSSESQQIVEDGREDRQLMDPETRKVHHSEFSKNSNDDLLMDTQNREMFTMSSNADKWEPGKSHDEHVESHCEPRESDSGHRNSHSRESSSEPRESDSEPRESSCEPIESHNEHEKSHSESQELHSEYGKTQSEHGKCLITKPTNGTNLDLSSGHEVELADGNNTESGALKNRQQINNNNSKSPKATSPLKLTFKLVGNKTVCSIKGLSNKKETDSRSSEHAESSSSSSTTGSEEESEVEGGQVPKWLEELIDSTGDSESEADTTTTETCIGAVKEEIEETKPSLVVPTSLTSAVPVETVQQRQLLTCLPARTAAVKALSKMKPALEESFLDDECEWRSKSKKSSKKCNSSHSQSRSNSQIWEDDSKAKTSSFDHTISSLNTNVYACKYCSDISKGSLQNLKAHVLSQHGSRLPLVISCLKQSVHKPCTYYVCSFPNCLKLSVSKKGYFEHEATHRSVSAAEAEKCSSRGTSRKTHATQQAAPSKETFQSCKVELDPLDLSQVTKVRSQSSEKKYQCLYCTQYFYDSSLTGMKSHYMSEHEGQLMVMRDTEARRSQLPSRIYVCEMPNCECCYINRPDLYHHSKSHKANSTYIYECVSCGWYSSSQESATQHLKTAHSEEQNVSLIHMQVSIDENGQTSKKVL; encoded by the exons ATGGAAATtagaattcagagttttcctccAA TGGATAAAGACACAGATTGCTCCCAAGATAGTTTAGCAGAGATTCAG ATAAAAGATGAACCTGAAGATGCTGGCTATGAACACAACTCAATGTCTGCTAATATCAGTGAACAGAATTCCACAGCGAATTCACGAGATTCTTCACCACTCCCTCCCATACATTTTGAGGGCCCGTCTCCTCAACAGAATCCTGAGTCTGCATCAGCACAGATACCTCTTAATGATCTTTTTGCAGGCTCTACCATTCGCAGCCAACTACAAGGTGCTATTGACAGTAAAAAAATGGATTCTATTCAAGACATCATAGAaggtctattaaaaaaaaatgaaaccttGCTAGCCATGAGTGATGCTGGAATACACAAGCCAAGGTCTCATCAAGTGAAAATAGTTCGTGAAAACTCTGTTCCTGTTACTGGAAAGTCATGTGCATTTCCTGTTTCATCTAGTTTACAAGCACAAATTGTACCCAAGAAAAAAGTTTCAACTCCAGAAAATACTAGAACTAGAATGAAGCACTCTAAGTGTCCAACCTTAGGATATGCTTCAGTGCTAAGagataaaacaaattttacatATGCATTGATGGAGTCCAATATTTGTGAAGATGAGATTGAGAAAATTTTAAATGTGGAGAAACATGAATTAGTTTGTGGTATTGGTTCTAAATCGTACATTGAAGACCAGTCAAGCAAACTTGTAACACCTTTAGATGTTGGCATCTACTGGTGTAACTTTTGCCCTTATACAACGACAAACAAATCACTACTAGTGCACCACACACTTGAACATAGATTTGCTTGCAAGTTCTGTGCCTATGAATCCTTCTGCAGGTCTGATATTGTTAGACATATGCTCAAACTACATCCTGAATTTCATGACAATGCTGGCAGGTTTTACTACTGCACATTTTTGTCTGATTATTTGCGTGTTAAGACTTCcttggaaaagaaagaaagtggagaTTCTCAAAATCATTCTTCAGATGATTGCCATCGCCATTCTAAAGGGAGGAAACGTAAATCTGGATCTCAAAATCCACCagggaaaaaaaatgctaaattGGATACAAAAAAGACACCTGTGGAACACTCGACTAGTAATAATACTAACAATTGTAAAGTGCCTGACCATCTTCATACAAAATTCAATGATAAAGACTCAGATTATGATCTGTTTGACATGGAAGTTGAAGAAATCTGCAAACCAGGAATGTCCCAAGAGAATCCTTGTGCTGAAGAACTTGTTCCTGAAATCTATTCTAGTGCCCACATACCTGAGACTGCTCCATTTCCTGTTCAACTATTTAAAGCCTTGCCCCCTAGAAAAAACTTGAATGCATCTTCTGTAGAATCTCCCATAAGATATAAAACTCACACCCGTGGCAAAATGCAAAAAGTTAAAAGTGGCTCCTCTGGTTTGTATTGGAGTTGTGGTTATTGTTCATTCCAAAGCATTAGCCAATCAGAAGTGAAGGATCATTCCAATGTAGAACACACAGGGAAACCTCATCGCTATGTAGCTCTGATAAAAAATCCACCAACAAGCATTCCTTCTAGTAAAAGTAATAAAGTTCTTGAAGCTAGTGGTTCCAACACTGTCATTACTAATACAACTTACAAAAATGCTTGTTTGTCACCTCATTTATCCAACAATTCTGTTTCCTCTGTTGAAGAAAATGCTGAGTCATTAAAAGATCCCAGTAAGGCTGTCAAAGGGAAGAAAGTGAAGCCACCTTTAGCCAATGAGTCTCCAGGAGATAAGACTGTATATATCAATTCTGTTCAAGTGAAGTTACCTGATGTCAGAGCATCTTCTACAAGAAAAGCTACTTCCTCAAAAAAAGCCCTTTACACCTGCTATCACTGTGCCTATACTGCTAACAGTCCTTCATCTATGAGGGCTCATATCTATTACAAACATAAGGGAAAGTCCTTGGTCGCCTTTGATAGTAATTCTGAACCCAGGCAACACATCTTCTTTTGTGCACGGGAAGACTGCTCTTTTAAATCTGAAACTAGAGATGGTTTCTTAAACCATGTTGATTGGTGTACACCCTGGAACAAACTGCAATGGACTCAAGTGGATTCACATGTTGTCAAATGCTTAGAACAGACTATAGCATTTGCAAAAATGTTACTTGATAAG GTAATTGAAAATGAATTGGAAAGACCAGt GATAATGAAAACTGGGGACTTTGAGCCATTATGTGTTAGCACACCCACAAAGCCTGATATGGAATGCAGAGAAGAACCAGCAGATGAAGAATGTACAGATAAAATGGCAGCAGATGAATGTGTTGATGTACTGACAGGTGACAAATGTTGTACTAAACAGGCAGATGAAATGACAGGAGATGATCGACTAGATGTAGTGACCGAAGATAGTATATTAGAACAGGCAGATGAGGAAGACATAATTGTACAGGGAGAGgacaaatatatagaaaaagagGACAATTTGAAATGCACTGATGTAGATAGCTCTGACAAATTACAGTTCAATACTGATGTCTGTGGTCAAGAAACAGTAGACCAAGTAGCTGTCTCTGGATCCAGACTGGACAGCTCGTTAATAATAGATCATGACCTAGATGTGGATACCAATGTAAATATTCTAAGCCAATCTCTTTCGTCCAATGATTCTTTTTTACCTGTTGGATTTGTTGATGTCCAATGTGATACAGCTAATGAGGAGCAGGAAAGCAATCTTTCCATACTACCAGACCTAAATGAAACTCAGACTTTGACTATTGCTGAATTAGACATATTGACTGAAGGCAATGAAATCGTTCAACAGAATGAAATGGCACAGAAATTAACATTTGCTACAATAGACTATGCAAATATGTACTCCTCTGAGTCTCAACAGATTGTTGAAGATGGCAGGGAGGATAGACAATTGATGGATCCTGAAACAAGGAAAGTTCATCATTcagaattttcaaaaaattctAATGATGATTTATTGATGGATACACAAAATAGAGAGATGTTTACAATGTCATCAAATGCAGACAAATGGGAACCTGGAAAATCACATGATGAACATGTGGAATCACACTGTGAACCTAGAGAATCAGATAGTGGACATAGAAATTCACACAGTAGAGAATCATCTAGTGAACCTAGAGAATCAGATAGTGAGCCTAGAGAATCATCTTGTGAACCTATAGAATCACATAATGAACATGAAAAATCCCATAGTGAATCGCAAGAATTACATAGTGAATATGGAAAAACACAGAGTGAACATGGAAAATGCCTTATTACTAAGCCTACAAATGGAACCAACTTGGATCTAAGCTCTGGCCATGAGGTTGAGTTAGCTGACGGTAACAACACAGAAAGTGGTGCTTTAAAGAACCGACAgcaaataaacaataacaattccAAATCTCCCAAAGCTACTTCTCCTTTGAAGCTTACCTTTAAATTGGTGGGAAACAAAACAGTCTGTAGCATTAAAGGGCTGTCTAATAAGAAAGAGACGgacagcagaagcagtgaacatGCTGAATCTAGCAGTAGTAGCTCCACTACAGGATCAGAAGAAGAGTCAGAAGTTGAAGGAGGTCAGGTTCCTAAATGGCTAGAAGAGTTAATAGATTCTACTGGAGATTCAGAAAGTGAAGCGGATACAACGACTACTGAGACTTGTATTGGAGCAGTCaaagaagaaatagaagaaaCGAAACCGTCATTAGTTGTCCCAACTAGCCTGACATCTGCTGTTCCTGTTGAGACAGTCCAACAGAGGCAACTCTTAACGTGTTTGCCTGCTCGTACGGCAGCTGTCAAAGCTTTATCAAAAATGAAACCTGCATTAGAGGAATCTTTTTTAGATGATGAGTGTGAATGGCGTTCCAAAAGTAAAAAATCTAGTAAAAAATGTAACTCCTCACATTCACAGTCAAGAAGTAATAGTCAGATTTGGGAGGATGACAGCAAAGCTAAAACATCTTCCTTTGACCATACTATTTCCTCCCTAAATACAAATGTGTATGCTTGTAAATATTGTTCAGATATAAGTAAAGGATCGTTACAGAACCTCAAAGCTCATGTGCTTTCACAGCATGGATCTAGATTACCCTTGGTTATCAGCTGCCTTAAACAAAGTGTACATAAACCTTGCACTTATTATGTATGTTCCTTCCCCAATTGTTTGAAGTTGTCTGTCTCCAAGAAAGGTTATTTTGAACATGAAGCCACACACCGGAGTGTCAGTGCAGCAGAGGCAGAGAAGTGCTCATCAAGGGGTACATCCCGTAAGACACATGCTACCCAACAAGCTGCGCCCTCGAAGGAGACATTCCAGTCTTGTAAAGTAGAGCTCGACCCCTTGGACTTGAGCCAAGTGACCAAAGTGAGGAGCCAATCCTCCGAGAAGAAGTATCAGTGCTTGTATTGTACGCAATACTTCTACGACAGTTCCTTGACTGGGATGAAGTCCCACTACATGAGTGAGCACGAGGGGCAGCTGATGGTCATGCGAGACACAGAGGCACGCAGGTCGCAGCTGCCATCTCGCATATATGTCTGTGAGATGCCCAACTGCGAGTGCTGTTACATTAACCGCCCTGACCTATATCACCACTCCAAGAGCCATAAGGCCAACTCCACATACATCTATGAGTGTGTCTCTTGTGGATGGTATTCTTCTTCACAAGAGAGTGCCACTCAACACCTTAAAACTGCACATTCTGAGGAACAAAATGTCTCTTTGATTCACATGCAAGTATCCATTGATGAAAATGGTCAAAcatctaaaaaagttttgtaa